CGCTCTCATTATCTTCAGCCTATTCGTCCAAATGTCCGAAGGTGCCACTTATTCTGTGGTTCCGTTTATTAATCCCAAAGCGTTGGGGGCCGTTTCCGGTATTGTGGGAGCTGGTGGAAATGCAGGGGCCGTTGCAGCAGGTTTTCTGTTCAAAACACATGCAATTACCTGGCCAACTGCCTTGTTTATTATTGGAGCGATTGTGACGTGCTGTTCCTTCTTAACCTTCATTGTGCGGTTTAGTGAAGAAACCGAAGAAGAAGTACGACTTGCTCATGAATTAGCAGTGACTGCCAGAAGTGGAGAGAAAGAGCTTGCTACAGTCATAGGTAATTAAAAGCTTATGTGATTCTGCGAATAACAAATGAAGTGCTCTGAGTAAAAGGTGGATTCGCTGTGATTCAACGAAATTCTGAACCAAAAAAGAATGTGGTTGTCATTGGCAACGGTATGGTGGGGTTACGGCTGTGTGAACAACTGGTTGAGAAAGACCAGCAACAGCAATTTAAGATTGTAACATTCTGTGAAGAACCGCGTGCTGCATATGACCGTGTGGGATTAACACAATTTTTCGCTCATAATGATGCAGAAAAATTGATGCTGGCTCGTCAAGAATGGTATTCGGAAAATGACATCGATCTCCATTTAGCAGACCGGGCAGTCAGTATTGATCGACAAACTAAAATTGTCCGTTCCCAAAAGGGTGTTGAGATACCTTATGATAAAGTCATCATCGCAACAGGGTCCTATCCATTCGTACCAGAAGTTCCTGGAATCAAAAACCGAGGAGTCTTTGTTTATCGTACAATTAACGACTTGGAAGCGATCATAGACTACGCGAAACATTCGAAGCGAGCAGCAGTGATTGGAGGTGGACTCCTGGGCTTGGAAGCAGCAAAAGCAGCATTGGATTTGGGCCTGGAAACACATGTATTGGAGTTTGCTCCACGTTTAATGCCGCGACAAATTGATGACGCCGGTTCAAAAATTCTAGTCCAAAAAATTGAAGAGTTGGGCGTTCAGGTCCATCTGAATAAAGCCACTGATGAAGTGTTGGGAAATTCCAAAGTGACGGGGATTCGATTTCAGGATGGCGAAGTGTTGGATGTTGACATGATTATCGTCTCAGCCGGCATTCGTCCGCGCGATGAATTAGCGCGCGACTGTGGGCTCGAAGTGGGAGAACGAGGGGGAATCCTGGTCAATGATTTTCTTCAGACCTCAGATCCTGACATATATGCTGTAGGAGAAGTCGCTTTACATTCAGGAATGGTGTATGGTCTCGTTTCACCTGGATACCAAATGGCAGAGGTGGCGGCAGCTCACTTATCTAGTATCGATCTAAAATTCGAGGGAAGCGACCTTTCCACTAAGTTAAAGTTGATGGGCGTGGATGTTGCCAGCTTTGGTGATTATGAAGCCGATCCCAAATATACGAAAAGCCTCACATTTGAAGATCCTTTTGCAGGCGTCTATAAAAAATTAGTTTTTAATCCTGATGGGACGAAACTTTTGGGGGGCATCTTAATCGGTGATGCTTCCGATTATGGCAATTTGTCGATGCTGACCAAGACCGATGGTGTATTACCTTGCAACCCACATGAACTCGTCGTTGGCTCCAATAGTGGCATTCCGGGAGGTAGCATTGCAGAGATGCCAGACGAAGGGCAGGTCTGTTCTTGTAATAATGTCACAAAGGGGCAAATCTGCGCGGCAATTCAAGATGAAAAACTGACTTCAGTAGATCAGGTAAAAACATGTACCAAAGCTGGGAGTGGATGTGGGGGATGTTTGCCCCTGGTGACAGATCTATTTCAAGCAGAGATGGAAGCGTCTGGTCTTACGGTCAACAATGACCTGTGTGAGCATTTTGAATTTTCACGAACAGAACTACTCAATATTATTAAAATTAAAAAACTCAAAACATTTCAGGCAGTTCTCGATGACTGTGGTTCAGGTGCGGGATGCGAAGTCTGTAAGCCGACGGTGGCCTCGATTCTTGCCAGTTTATGGAACGAGCACGTTGTTGACCATGCATTTTTACAGGATACGAACGACCGCTTTTTGGCGAATGTGCAACGCGGTGGACTCTATTCAGTAGTGCCTCGCGTCCCCGGGGGCGAAATTACTCCAGACAAATTGATCGTTCTGGGAAATGTCGCTCAGGAATATGGCCTTTATACGAAAATCACCGGCGGACAACGCGTTGACTTATTCGGGGCGGAAGTTCATGATCTGCCTGCGATCTGGGAAAAATTGATCGACGCTGGATTTGAAAGCGGCCACGCATATGGTAAGGCGCTGCGTACTGTCAAAAGCTGTGTTGGCACAACTTGGTGTCGTTATGGAGTGGGCGACTCTGTTGGATTCGCAATACGACTGGAAGAACGCTACCGCGGAGTCCGTGCTCCACACAAAATCAAAGGAGGTGTTTCGGGGTGTGTTCGCGAATGTGCGGAAGCACAGAGTAAAGATTTTGGGCTCATCGCGACAGAAAATGGTTATAATCTCTATATCTGTGGGAACGGCGGTGCCAAACCACGACATGCCGATCTTTTTGCATCAGATCTTGATGAAGAAACTTGTATTAAGTATCTGGATCGATTTTTGATGTTTTATATTCAGACTGCGGATAAGCTAACTCGTACTGCTGCCTGGCTGGAGAAACTGGAAGGGGGAATTGACTATTTAAAAGAAGTTGTCATCGAAGATAAATTGGGGATTTGTGAAGAGCTCGAAGCCATGATGCAATCATTGGTTGATAGTTATCGTTGTGAATGGAAAGAAGTCGTTAATAACCCTGAGAAAAGAAGACTATTTAACCAGTTTGTGAATACCGAAGATCACCAACCCTCAATCGAATTGATTCCACAACGTGGGCAGCAACGCCCCGTCGACTGGGCTCCCGATTTTATTCCGATGGATGATCTCAAACCGTTGAAAAAAACTGTCGAAGATAATAATTCCCAACTAGATGAACAACCACGCGAGTGGGTCCATGTAGGAACTGTAAGCGATTTCCCAGAGAATAGTGGTGCTACTGTAAGATATGGGAATTCACAAATCGCAGTGTTTAATTTTACCAGTCGTGGTGAATGGTATGCTTGCCAGCAAATGTGTCCACATAAGCAGGCAATGGTATTATCACGCGGAATTATTGGTGATACTCAGGGCATTCCCAAAGTGGCATGTCCCTTACACAAAAAAACATTTTCTCTGAAAAATGGGACTTGTTTGAGTGGTGAGCAGAATTATTCAGTCAATGTGTTTAAAGTAAGAGTTGATGAGTTGCAGAATGTGTACTTGGAACTCCCTGAGAAAAAAGTACTAGATGAATTACTAAATCAAATAGAATGTGCTGGCACTCACTAAGCACAGGTTACCAAATGGTATTATCTCAACAACAAAATTCAAAAAAACAAGACGAACAACTTTTAGCACTGTCAGTAATTGAAGTTGTACAGGAAGCAGATGAAGTTCGGACCTTTCGATTGGATAATTCCAAAGGGATTTTTCCGATTCATAAGCCAGGCATGTTTGCCAAGGTCTGCCTTAACATTGATGGAAACGAAGTTTGGCGAAGCTTTTCAATAAGCTCATCACCATTGCAGCCGGAAAAAATTGACTTAACAATTAAACGCAATTCTCATGGACAGGTTGGAAATTATTTTTTTGAACAGATTCGTCCAGGATGCCGCCTATTGTTAAAAGGTCCTTTGGGACGATTTTATTATGACCAGGAGCAATATAGAGAACCGCTTGTGCTGTTGTGTGCCGGTATTGGAATCACTCCGATGATGAGTATTGTGCGTTACTTAAAAGATCTAAACCAAAACAGACTCTGTTACTTGTTTTATGGTGCCAGAACCCATAAGGATATTATCTTTGATGAGGAAACTCGACAGCTAATCACTCAAATGCCTGGTTTCCATTACTGTTTGACTCTTTCCCAACCAGCTCCTCATTGGTTGGGATATTGTGGATATCTCAATTTTGAGTTTATGCAATCAAAGGTTTCTCAACTTTTGGCGTCTCGTTTCTTTTTATGTGGTCCCAACCGATTTAATCAGGATTTTGAAGAACAACTTTTGGAAGCTGGAGTACCACAGACATTAATTCACAGCGAGCAATTTCATAAAACACGAAGGCCTCAATAAAAGATATGACATTTGACGTCGGTAGAGATAACCAGAATCCAATAATCGCTTTTGATGATCCTTCGTCGAATTTACAAAGTAATGCCGCCTGTAGTACTGAATTAGATCTAATTACGATTCTCTTGAAAGAACAGCAATCTTTAACTGCCATCGATCAATTCTCAAAACAGTATGACGCTCAGGCAATACCAGCTCAGTCAAGATACTATTCTGATCTGATTCCTTCAGCGTTACCACAATCCGGGGAACAATATGCTTTTGAGGTGGATTTGGATCGCTGTTCCGGCTGTAAAGCGTGTGTGACAGCCTGCCATTCACTCAATGGACTTGATGAAAACGAAACCTGGCGTGATGTTGGTTTACTGATTGGTGGGTCGAATCAGGATCCGATTTATCAACATGTCACCACTGCTTGTCACCATTGTCTGGAGCCGGCATGTATGCATGCCTGTCCGGTAAACGCTTATGAGAAAGATCCACTGACGGGAATTGTGAAACATCTGGACGACCAGTGTTTTGGTTGTCAGTATTGTACATTAGCGTGTCCTTACGATGTTCCTAAATACCAAAGCCACAAAGGAATTGTTCGGAAATGCGATATGTGCAGTCAGCGGTTATCTGATGGTGAAGCACCCGCTTGCGTGCAAGCGTGTCCTCATCAGGCGATTTCAATTAATGTAGTCAATCAGGAACAAGTCATCGCTGATTCGGAAGTCAACCAATTTCTACCAGCGGCGCCTGATCCACAGATTACGATTCCCACAACAACCTACAAGTCGAAAAAACCGTTTCCCCGTAATACATTACCGGCAGATTATTATTCAATCAGCCCACAGCATGCTCATCTACCGTTGGTAATTATGCTGGTACTGACTCAACTTTCTGTCGGCACGTTTCTTGCAGGATCTGCTCTGGAATATTTTTTCAGTGGAGAAAAGACTGATATTATGACTCGCTTGTATGCGACAAAAGCGTTGTTGTTTGGTTTATTGGCTTTGGGAGCGAGTACACTTCACCTGGGACGACCACTTTATGCTTTTAGAGGTATTTTGGGATTAAAGCACTCTTGGTTAAGCCGAGAAATCCTTGCCTTTGGCGTTTTCGCGGGTCTGGCTATGTTGTACGCGATTCTGACTTGGATTTCAGCTTCAACTTATCCAGAACTAAAGTCTTGGGAGCAGCTTACAGGGCTATCAGTTGGTGTATTTGGAATCGTCGGAATCCTTTGTTCGGTTATGATCTATGTATTTACGAAACGTGAATTCTGGAGCTTTGAATCGACCACGATCAAGTTTTCTCTCACTACGATTCTATTGGGAATTGCTTCGACATGGTTGACGATTTTCATTGTGAATTGGACTGATGACTCTCCAGAATCTAATCTATTGATCGCTCAAGCAGGGCCGCTTCTCTCCAAGGCATTGATTCTGACATCAATCATCAAGCTTGGTTTTGAAGCTTCGATATTTCGTTATCTGATTCGTCGGCAAAACTCACCACTCAAGCGTTCGGCATTATTGATGAGTGGGCAATTGTCAAATGTGACACTCGCTCGTTTTGCATGTGGTTTATTGGGAGGGATCTTGATGCCTTGCTTTTTACTGAATCAGCAAACACAACCGCAACATAGTTTAAATCTCTACATAGCCGTCAGCATATTATTTATTGCATGTTTGTTCGGTGAATTATTGGAAAGATATCTTTTTTTCTCCGCGGTGGCAGCTCCTCGAATGCCCGGAGTATTACGATAAGCGTTCATTTACAATCCTACTGGAATTCATTTTATGTCCATCATCAATCAATCAAGGCTCAGTGATCTGATCCATCAAAAAGAAGGGCCCCTCACGCGAGAGTTATTGCTCTCTCCCGGTGGATTTGGACTAGGAAAAGTTCCTGAAAAAAACACTCCTGATGCAATGACTCAGATGGTCTGTGGGTTTTGCGGTACAGGTTGTAATTTAAATATTCATCTGAAGGACGGCGAAGGGGTTTGTGTGACTCCGACCACAGAATATCCCGTCAATTTAGGGATGGCGTGTCCCAAAGGCTGGGAAGCATTGTCTGTGCTGAAATCTCCCGACCGAGCCATTAGCCCTCTCATTAAAAAATCTCACAATCACTGGGAACCGGTCGATTGGGACACAGCCCTGAATCTCTTCACGCGAAAATTCAAAGGCATCCAACAGCAATATGGGACAGATTCAGTTGCCTTTTTGAGTACCGGCCAAATGGTTACTGAAGAAATGGCATTTTTAGGAGCGCTTGCTAAATTCGGCATGGGCATGCTTCATGGAGATGGAAATACACGACAGTGTATGGCTTCGGCGGTCACCGCATATAAGCAATCATTCGGATTCGACGCGCCGCCATTTACGTATCAGGATCTCGAAGAGTCAGACGTACTGGTATTTATCGGTGCTAATCCCTGTATTGCGCATCCGATTATGTGGGAACGCGTCATGCGAAATTCGCATGAACCAGAAATAGTGGTTGTTGATCCACGAAAAACCGAAACGGCGATGCAGGCGACTCAGCACTTACAGATTTATCCCAAATCAGACCTGACATTATTTTATGGTATCGCGCACATTCTTATCCAAAGAGGGCACCTTGCTGAAGAGTTTATTCAAAATCATACGGAAGGTTTTGAAGAATTTGCTGCGCATATCAAAGATTATACAATCGAACGGGTTACTAATGAGACAGGACTAAGTCGTACTGCCATTGAACACTTTGCAGAAATCATTCATTCCGGAAAGCGGGTTTCTTTCTGGTGGACCATGGGAGTCAATCAAAGTTATCAAGGTGTACGCACCGCTCAATCATTGATCAATCTGGCTTTGATGACGGGGAACATTGGTAGAACAGGAACTGGACCGAATTCGATTACCGGCCAATGTAACGCCATGGGGTCTCGTCTATTTAGCAACACAACCAACCTGTTGGGGGGACATGATTTTCTCAACGCAGAGCATCGTAGTAAAGTTGCTGAAACGCTTTCGATTCCAGTTGATCGTATTCCCACTCAAAACAGTTGGCCATATCATAAGATCATTGAAGGAATTTTGGCCGGTAAAATTAAAGGGCTTTGGGTCATCTGCACCAATCCAGCACATTCATGGATTAACCAGAGACAGGTACGTGACATTTTAGACCGGTTGGATTTTCTCGTGGTACAGGACATGTATCATACTACCGAAACAGCCCGTCATGCGAATTTGGTCTTACCAGCGGCTGCCTGGGGAGAGAAAGAGGGCACGTTTATTAATGCAGAACGTCGAATCAGCCGTGTCAAACGTGTCACACGTGCTCCAGGACAGGCTTTGTCTGATTTTTCGATTTTCAAATTGATCGCTCAATACTGGGGTTGTGCTGACATGTTTTCGCAGTGGAAATCACCAGAGGATGTCTTTCAAATGATGAAGCAGCTGACAAAAGGACAACCATGTGATATTTCCGGTATTAAAGATTATGCAGCGATTGAAGAGCAGGGAGGTATTCAATGGCCGTTTCCTGAGTCAGATACCAAATCCTTAGAACAACAACGTCGATTATTTGAGGATGGTCAGTTCTATCATCAAAATGGCCGTGCCAAAATGATTTTTTCCGAACCAACAAAAATGCCGGAAGCGCCAAATGAGCAATATCCTTTTATTTTGTTGACCGGTCGAGGAACAGCTTCACAATGGCACACGCAAACTAGGACGAAAAATTCTGACGTGTTGCGGAAACTCTACCCAGCGCGCATTTATGTTGAACTCAATCCACAAGATGCAAGTGAATTGTCAATCAAACCCAATGACTGGATTTTTGTGGAATCACAGCGAGGGCGTATCAAAGCACAGGCTTTTATCACACAATCTGTACAGCCGGGCCAGATTTTTATTCCCATGCATTATGAACAGACCAATCAATTGACTGATGCGGTTTTCGATCCCTATTCGAGCCAGCCCTCTTATAAATGCTGTGCCGTTCGTGTACTGAAAAATTGAATCAATTCTGAGAAATCAAGTCATGCAAGCCAGCTTGGGATACGGCCCCCTTCAACATTCCTGATTATTCTCAATGCTACTCATTTTTGTTCAGTGGTAGTTTCTTGTCTTTGCCGAAAAATGCCTAATCGCACTCGAATCCTTCCTAATGACTTTAGTCAAATCTCCGCTTTCTCGTTTGTCTTTAGGAAATGATGGGGCGTAATCCGTAAAATCGGAGTTTGTATTAAATTGCGCTAATGGATTCCGAAGAATACCGATATTCCTCATAAGCACTCTGAGCAAACATAGATCAGGAGTGCGCGCTGCATGTGAGACAAGATGATTTCAACCCTCTCATCCTTGGAATATAGCATAAATCAGGCCAATGAATTTATTGACAACTCGATCCATGCAGCTGAAAGCATGCTACTGTTTCTGTTTACTCCTGTGTGCCATGCCCTTATATGCACAGGAAGCTTCTTCAACTCCGGCTTGCATTAGCGATGCACAACAATGTGTTCCGTATCAGGATTGCACTTCTTGTGTGACTGAACTCAACTACTGGGTTGTCAGTAGTCGTTGTTGTGTTCAGAAAAGTAATTGCTGTTGCCCATGCTGTGAATTTGATGTCTATCATTCCAGTGGAGGAGGAAATGTTACAGAGTCTTCATTTGAGACTTTAGTCCAATCGTTAGATCCTAATGCTCCGATTTGTATCATGGTGCATGGTAGCTTTGTGAAGTGGGAAGGAGCGCTAACAGATTCGTATAACACCTATTTTTGGCTGAGGAACGCAGCTCCAAATCGTCCGCTGAATGTGATCTTCTTCACATGGCCCAGCGGTGAGATGCCTACAAAGATACTACCAATCGATGTCAACATCCTTGGAAAGCGAGCTGAGTATAATGGGTATTATTTAGCACAATTGATTTCCCAATTGCCTGAACAGTACGACATCAGCCTGTTAGGTCATAGTCATGGTGCTCGCATCGTATCGTCAACTCTACATTTAATTGGAGGTGGTTCGATTCAAGGCTTCTCTTTGAATGAATGTGGGATTTGTATCCCTTGTCACTCGCGACGCATTCGTGCAGTATTCGCTGCCGCGGCTATTAATCACAATTGGTTAAATCCCGGGCAACGTTACGGCTGCAGTCTGAACTGCATTGAGTGCCTCGTTAACCTTCGAAACAAAAAAGACAGAGTTCTTCTCTTCTATCCCGTACTTGCCACGTTTTCACGCAGAGCATTAGCGCGTACCGGCTTCACTTATCTTGATCGACGCGCCCTTGGTGATTGTCTCAGTCGCGTGAATGATATCGATGTTTCGAAGTGTGTCGGCGCAGGCCACATGTTTCCAAACTACTATAGCCATCCAGAAATCGCGGAAACCATTGTGCCAGCAATTTATTTTAATGAGAGCCACTAGTGATCCGTTAAAGTTTGCGAATGTTTGGTTCGCACTAAAAATTTAATGATGGCGCCTGTCAAAATGAGGTCTGCGTAAGACCGGTCTTTAAGCTTGCATTTCAAATGCATAAGGTCCGATCCAGAAAGTCCTGGCTGGTCCCACTCTCTAAACGAGAATTTTCTGATCGAAAGCAGATTCTCATAGAATCCCCAATTTCGTAGTCGAATCTGGAACTCTTTTTTTACATAATGGTGGCAACAATCCTCTATCTCATAGAAGATTGTGTATTATTTTCTTATGTCGATCTGTTGTATCATATTGCAGTGATGTGACTTATGGCGAGAATCCCTCTCAGGGCATTTTTTTGAAAAGTCTGGAGATTCTGAAAATAATTTCGCCAGTTCGTGCATCCTTATTACTAAAAGCCGCGGTTTTGTTATTGAACGGGAGTAGATATTGGCCACCGGTAACGATGGCAAGCTCGCCCCCGAGATCGTCCATCAATTATTTGAACAGCATGCTGCCGAATTGCGCGCTTTTTTAACGGGGCTCTTACGCGACCACGATTTCGTTGATGAAGTAATTCAATTAACTTTTTCCAAAGCACTGCAATCAGGCAATCAGTCAAAGGAAGAGACCAGAAAAGGTTGGTTATTTAAAGTTGCTTATCACGAATCAATGGCTTTGTTGCGTCGGAGTAAAATTGACAGGAAATCGCTGAAAAATTTGTGTCATACGACGACAGTTTATTTGACTGAAAAACCAGAGCATCGACTTTTAGAAAATGAGAATATTGAACAAGTCAGGCAAGCGCTGAGTAAATTGCCCGAAAATCAACAAGAAGTAGTGATCGCGAGGATCTACCAAAATAAAACATTCAAAGAGATTGCTCAAGAATATGAGCTTCCACTAGGTACTGTATTGACGCGTATGCGAATTGCAATCAAAACCCTGTCAAAACAACTTGATAATCCAGCAGAGAATCGTTGATTTTAGTTTTTACATTCTATTTTTAAGACGTATTTCATGAGTGACTCGTCAGGCAACCTCGTTCCAAATAATTCTCCAGATGATCTGGAGTGGTTAGCATTCCAATATGTGTCTAATGCGCTTTCTGAACAGGACTCACAACGGTTTGAAGAATCACTCGGCGAGAGACAGGATGCCCGAGAAGCTTTAGCTACTGTCACTCAGCTCATCGCGGGTTTGAAAACGATTGAACCAACACCAGTCAGTCTCTCAGGAACAGTCACGTCAAAGCAGACGGCTTTAGATCCTCGATCTGGCTCTTCTTCACGTGTTCAATACTGGACCTTGCTGGGTTGTGCTGTTGCTCTGCTATGTTCGGTTTCATATTTGTTGAGCGTTTCACCCTACTGGACAACGACAAACTCACAAATCGTTGAAACTGAGCCTTCGCAAGATGATCTGGGACAATTACTTGATCTATGGTCTGAATCTGCTGAAGGTAGGAGCACCACTGTCTCATCAAATTCGAACACTGTTCAAATTGATTTGATTGATCAACAAGCCAGTCTGGCTGAAGTTGATACATTAGAAGTTCCCGACTGGCTTTATACCGCGGTCTCACTTCCGGATGAAAGTGTGAATTGATGTCTTTGGCACGTTTTAATATCCATTATTTTAATCCTTTTGTACCGGTGATCCCGATCTGCGTAATCGTTCTCTTTGCAGGTCTGACTTATGCTGATGACTCAGCAAAAACGGGAACGGTTTCTGTTACCGCGGAACGCTTGCAAAATAAGAAATCATTCACAAAACCTGTTACTACTCCGAAAGAACGGAAGGCTGCGACTGGTATTGGTCCCAATCGGGAAAAACTCGCACTCGAATTTGCGAAGCAGCATCATCCTGAATTAGCAAAATTAATTCAACGCCTCAAAAAACATAAACCACGTGAATATAAACGAGCACTTCGTGATTTGGACAACACACGCACCAAATTGGAACGCTTCAAAAATAGGGATACAGAACGCTATCGTCTGACTTTGGAACGTTGGGAAGTCGATTCTCGCATTCGTCTTTTAGCTGCCCGGGTTTCAGTGATGGGAAGTGCAACAGACAAATCAAAATTAAAAAATCTGATTACAAAACGAGTCGACCTTCAGCTGGAACTCTTGCGATACGATCAAAAACAAGCTGAAAAACGAGTGGAAAAGCTTCAAAAATCAATCTCAGAAATTGTAGAAAACCGAGATGACTATATTGATGCTGAGTTTAAAAAAATAAATCGTAGTATCAAGAAAACTGGACAAAAAAATAAAAACAAGAAGTAAGCGGATTACTTTTTGACTGACGATATTTCGTCCTTATGACAAGGTGTGTTATGAAATCAACCAAAATGACAAATTATTATTCTACATATGTAGCCGGAATCCTGGCATTAGTTGCTTTGACGACGACGGTTCAGGCGGCGAATGACACACAAATCAAAAAACCGGTCAGTCAGCGTTTTGCTGAATCGGATAACAAGGAAGTCCCTCAATTCCAGCAGCATGTTGTTCCTCTGCTTGGAAAACTCGGGTGCAACGGACGTGCTTGCCATGGTTCCTTCCAAGGTAAAGGCGACTTTCGGCTCTCACTGTTTGGCTATGACTTCATCATGGATCATAAACAGATTACCGCGGAAGACGTTGAGCGGATTGATCTCAAAGAACCAGTCAAAAGCTTAGTCCTGCAAAAACCTCTTGAAGAAATTGACCACGAAGGTGGCAAACGTTTTGATGCGGGTAGCTGGCAACACCAGCTCTTAACTCGTTGGATTGAAGGTGGCGCATTGGGAGTTCCGAAGGAAGCTCCGAAATTTGAGCGACTTGTGATTACTCCGAATTCCATACAATTCAATAAAGAGGGAGAGACCGTTGCGTTACGTGCCGTAGCAGTCTGGTCAGATGGTACTCAAGAAGACGTTACTCCACTTTGTCGATTCCAAACCAATAACGAACAGATCGCGACAATTTCACCAAAAGGTTTAGTTACTGCACAAAAACCAGGCGATACCCACGTCGTTGCGTTTTACGATTCGGGCGTCATTCCCATTCCTGTAATTCGACCTGTTTCCGATCAATATGGTAATAAATATCCTGAAATCGCAACATCAACTCCCGTTGATAAACATGTCATTAACAAGTTGAAAAAATTAGGTATGGTGCCTGCGGAAAAATGTACTGATGCAGAATTTTTACGTCGCATCAGTTTGGACCTTTCTGGAACTTTACCGGCTCCACACGAAGTTGAATCATTTGTTAATGACACTTCACCAGACAAGCGATCTAAAAAGATTGATGAACTACTGGAATCTCCCGGCTATGCAGCCTGGTGGACTACAAAATTATGTGACTTTACCCAGAATAATTATGATGATTTAATCAATGTGTCTCCGGTTCGGGAACGTCCCAGTCAGGATTGGTACGACTGGATCAAAAAACGCGTTGCGGACAACGTTGGCTATGACGAAATTACCGAAGGAATCTTACTGGCAACCAGCCGTGAACCTCAAGAAAACTTTGAGCAGTTCACGACTGCGATGAATGCGATTTATCAGGACAAATCTGACAAGGAGTTTGCTGACCGTGGTCATATGCCCTATTACTGGGCAAGACGCAATTTTCGAAATCCTGATGACCGTGTTTTAGGGTTTGCTTATACATTCCTGGGGATCCGAATTCAATGTGCCCAGTGTCATAAGCATCCCTTCGACCAGTGGACGCAAACAGACTTCAAAGAGTTTCGTGGTTTCTTTACACGGGTTAATTTTGGAGTCAATCCGGAATCGCGGACAGAATATACCGCAATGGTGAAAGAACTCGGTGCAAATAAATTACGGGGCAATCAATTACTCCGTGAGCTGAACAAAAAAGTCAAAGGGAAGAAGAATGTCCCCTTCCAGGAAGTCTATGTGACAAAAGCACGGCCTGTACGCACCAATAACAAAAATAAGAATAAGAAAAGACGACGCAATAATTCACGGAGTCCTGATACAGCTAAATTACTGGGGGCCGAAGTCGTGAAAATCAGTCAAATGCAAGATCCTCGGACTGCATTGATGGAATGGTTACGTCGGGAAGATAATCCCTATTTTGCAAAAGCGTTTGTGAACCGTGTCTGGGCTTCTTACTTTAATCGAGGAATCATTGAGCCACCTGACGATTTAAATCTGGCAAATCCCCCCAGTAACGGACCATTGCTTGATTATTTATCGCGTGAGTTTATTCGACATGATTTTGATATGAAATGGCTGCATCGCCAAATCACGAATAGCGATACTTATCAGCGTAGTTGGAAAACCAACAAAACAAATGAATTG
The Gimesia aquarii DNA segment above includes these coding regions:
- a CDS encoding molybdopterin oxidoreductase family protein, which translates into the protein MSIINQSRLSDLIHQKEGPLTRELLLSPGGFGLGKVPEKNTPDAMTQMVCGFCGTGCNLNIHLKDGEGVCVTPTTEYPVNLGMACPKGWEALSVLKSPDRAISPLIKKSHNHWEPVDWDTALNLFTRKFKGIQQQYGTDSVAFLSTGQMVTEEMAFLGALAKFGMGMLHGDGNTRQCMASAVTAYKQSFGFDAPPFTYQDLEESDVLVFIGANPCIAHPIMWERVMRNSHEPEIVVVDPRKTETAMQATQHLQIYPKSDLTLFYGIAHILIQRGHLAEEFIQNHTEGFEEFAAHIKDYTIERVTNETGLSRTAIEHFAEIIHSGKRVSFWWTMGVNQSYQGVRTAQSLINLALMTGNIGRTGTGPNSITGQCNAMGSRLFSNTTNLLGGHDFLNAEHRSKVAETLSIPVDRIPTQNSWPYHKIIEGILAGKIKGLWVICTNPAHSWINQRQVRDILDRLDFLVVQDMYHTTETARHANLVLPAAAWGEKEGTFINAERRISRVKRVTRAPGQALSDFSIFKLIAQYWGCADMFSQWKSPEDVFQMMKQLTKGQPCDISGIKDYAAIEEQGGIQWPFPESDTKSLEQQRRLFEDGQFYHQNGRAKMIFSEPTKMPEAPNEQYPFILLTGRGTASQWHTQTRTKNSDVLRKLYPARIYVELNPQDASELSIKPNDWIFVESQRGRIKAQAFITQSVQPGQIFIPMHYEQTNQLTDAVFDPYSSQPSYKCCAVRVLKN
- a CDS encoding alpha/beta hydrolase, yielding MNLLTTRSMQLKACYCFCLLLCAMPLYAQEASSTPACISDAQQCVPYQDCTSCVTELNYWVVSSRCCVQKSNCCCPCCEFDVYHSSGGGNVTESSFETLVQSLDPNAPICIMVHGSFVKWEGALTDSYNTYFWLRNAAPNRPLNVIFFTWPSGEMPTKILPIDVNILGKRAEYNGYYLAQLISQLPEQYDISLLGHSHGARIVSSTLHLIGGGSIQGFSLNECGICIPCHSRRIRAVFAAAAINHNWLNPGQRYGCSLNCIECLVNLRNKKDRVLLFYPVLATFSRRALARTGFTYLDRRALGDCLSRVNDIDVSKCVGAGHMFPNYYSHPEIAETIVPAIYFNESH
- a CDS encoding RNA polymerase sigma factor — translated: MATGNDGKLAPEIVHQLFEQHAAELRAFLTGLLRDHDFVDEVIQLTFSKALQSGNQSKEETRKGWLFKVAYHESMALLRRSKIDRKSLKNLCHTTTVYLTEKPEHRLLENENIEQVRQALSKLPENQQEVVIARIYQNKTFKEIAQEYELPLGTVLTRMRIAIKTLSKQLDNPAENR